DNA from Tripterygium wilfordii isolate XIE 37 chromosome 15, ASM1340144v1, whole genome shotgun sequence:
TCATCGATGGTTACGTGGAGGACATGTTCTGTATAAGTCAAGCTGAATTATACTCTGTAAGTGGCGGTTCTTGGAAGGAGATCCCTGTAATTGATGATGTTAGGCTTGGTCCTGCTCCATGGTTTAAGGCATACAATGATGGATTTTACTATTGGTTGACTGATGAATTCATCCTGTCATTTGACATGGCCAATGAAGTGTTTGATAAATTGCCCCTGCCAGATGATTTTGGTCTTTCTTCGAGGCTTTACCATCCAGAACTCACAATCTTCCGTGGGTCTCTTGCTCTTGTGCTTTGCATAGTTGATATTGGTCCAGTGCAATGCTTGGATATATGGTTGATGTCTAAACATGGAGTGAAGGAGTCTTGGGTTAAACAAGTGACTATTGGACCCATCTTAGAAGTTGAGAGACCCTTAGGATTTTGGAAGAATGGTAGATTGCTTTTTGAAGATTCTGAGGAGCGGCTAGTCCTGTACCATCCGAATGTCCAACAACTGAAGAATCTTCAACTCCGTCGGGAAGGTTACACATTCGAGGTTGTAGATTATGCTGAGAGTCTTGTTCCAATAAGTGGTGGACTGGAGGAAGAGCCTTTTATTCGTACAAGAATTGGCAACATTTAGagaaatatggactttgaaCTCTGAATGGATGAAGAAATTGGAACAATCAGGTACTGGTGTCTTGTATCAGATTGgatatatttctttttattacaaaatgcatcaatgtgcagAGGACTTGGAATTGAAACAGATAAAGACAAACAAGAACAACAGCAGTTACATAAGCATGGTCTAAAGCTTTGACTTGAGTGAATCAATTTCAAGAGGACTTGGATCCACTGAGGCTATTGAGAGGAGTTCCTCGTCGTGCTCTACCATAGACATGATTTCTTCGTCCAATGACACCCATGCTTCTATTCCATTACTCATTCTTGTATCCGTGAGCTGAATCACCGATCCACGAAGTGGTAGGGCAGAAGCAACAGCTGGAAACCATATAGGCTTCCCCCAACCAAAATCAGCATTGTAAATGCCTGAGTTACACCAGCTATTGAACACGATTGTTTCTGCTCCATCGGATGAAGCTTTCCGAAACGATTCACGAAGCTCTTCCACGTATTCACTAAGCCGCTGCAATCCTTGATCACCTTGAAGGCTCTTCAAAAACTCACCATTGATTGGTGATATGCTTTCACTCATCAGGTGCAAAAAACTACGTGAATCTGTTTCTTCACTGTTTGCTAGTATCGGTGTTAGCAGAACTAAATTTCCCACAGTTGTTTCTGGGAATGGTGGCACAACCCTTCGTCGCAAGTTCACTGTAGTTGATATCAAAGCTGACTTCCGGGGAGGTGATTTTGCGCTCAATGCAGACATGATGCATTTCAAGAGGAGTGCAACCACGACCTCTACACGCGTCGGGTTGGGCACACCTGATCTTGTTGCTTTGGCCTTAAGATTGCTTACGGCTAATCCTTCGAACACAAACCTCCTTAAAACAAATGTACCCTCTTGACCAAAGACTAGCCTTCCTACAGTCGAGCTAATTGGATCTTGTGGGAAGGAAGTGTTTTGAGGAAACATATACGAGGAGCTGAAATCAGGAGCTTGAGGTGCTTCTTGTCGAGCAATGGTAGCCCAATTTTTCAGAAATACTATTGTAGAATTTCCATCAAAAAAGTGGTGTGGAATAACAAGGCCTATGGAAAAGCCACCACAAGCAAAGACAGTTTCTTGTATCATAGCAACATGAGCACCTAGAGTCATTTCACTAGCAATGATCTCTCCTGGCACAAATTTAGGGAGTTTTGAGAGATCAGGTTTCCTGAGATAATCACGTAAATTGCAGTTTACTCGTGCCACCATATAAGAAACTCCCTCGTCGTTGcaatcaatggagagagtgtCGATGATCTTTCCAGCGACGGGATAATACAGAGTCAGTgtctttgatagagattgtttcAGCACTTGTGATCTCTTGGAGACGGAGCCAGCAACCTGGTTTGGGAGATAAAAGTTGATTGTGGAAACAAACATGGGAGTGCCGAATTGATCAACCAGAGAGATCTTGTGGGTTCTAAGGTGATGAGGTGTTGGAGAAGAAGGTTTGATGCACTCTCTTGATATGATCTCAatctccattattttttttcctttctttttgatCACTTGGAGAGAGCTCTTTGCTTCATAACATGAATCTCCCAATTCAGTCTTTATATACACGTAAATTTTCCATTCTCACATCTTTCTTCTCAAGAATGAGGTCAGCCGCACGTGAAAGGATTGACATGCAGGTCTATGATTCTAATGCCATCCCTTGTTCATTAGCTGAATGAAACAAGATGGTGTGTGGGGGATGGTTGTTGAAGGCCATTTACAGGGATTGGCACTTACGATTAATTATATGTATGCGTTATGCTACCGAGTCTATGGATATCAGTTGTTGAATAAATGAATGAAACAATATGGTAGTGTTGGTGGTTAGAATCATTTATGATTTAAGTTGGTTTCTTTCTCAACATAAATGAGAAAAAGGCAAGAAATATAATTATGCCCAAGGAGTATAAATGGCACGTTTGTGGGCATGAGATATACTCATACGGTTATACCCCTATGCCCGCCCGCTTGGACTCATATTAATGATTTGCAACAAAATCTGCATGAAAAGTGATGCTTCAAGGCCAGGGCTATTAGAAATTAAACCGAATGATCGAACCGATTGATAACCGAATCAATCAAtcgattaaatttatatcaaaaaattgattgtaaAGGAGTCATTTCCTTAAAATAGTATTTGCCTCCATTAAATGGTTGCATTGGGTTATAGCAAATCCGCCTTCAAGATACCATCAAAACTTAGTTTACGGATCATCTTCTTGTTGGTGCATCGAGAGTAGAAAATCAAAATACTTTGAGAATGATTGAAATAGAGAGAAATGTttatttgtctttctttttctacaatacaaaaataatagaaaacttacaaaaattgtaataagagagaatgagacaATTTATTTagaattaagttttttttttttttttatacattatGCCCAGATTCGTGgtctatttaattatttataggGCAATAACAATCATTTTGATTGGTTGTCTGCTCACGATTTGTTGAAATAACACAAAAGTAATCGAATGGCCCGTACTATTAACACGTGATACACCTTTTTTTCAAGcgagaatgacaccatacaaatttgtcttttgaacaatagatatgagtttaaactctgACAATCACGCCCactcatagtttttaaacccaaCCCGCGCATCGAACCGTCAAGATTGAAGGTTCAAGGGTTTCGAGGTTCAACTGAAggttttttaaataataaaataataaatatttagctatatagtatatagtaattagtaatttatttttagtatatactatatatactgAATCgcacatattttttaaaataattcaatttatttataaataataataatagtatggAAAATCAactgattatttattttaagatCAACTTTTCCTTTAATCAATATagaagataatatatatatatatatatagatagaaagATAGGACACGAGCATGATATGGTACTAGACAGCTGGTTGTTGagaaatcaaaaattaaaagtggGCCTACCAATAATGGCACCCACGTATACAGACAAATGTGCAAGAATTTGAAAAGAAGGAAACTCCCactgtcccacatcgaaaagaagaaaacattgaCATGATAAGTTGTTTTATAAAATAAGCAAAAGGAGGATAATGAGAAACTTCAAAGAGACGAGGGTTATTTTGTGTCAAAGGTAAGTAACGTATTTGACCTTAGAATTTATTAACAAAAGTaaaatcttctttattttttaagtcATCGGTTCATGGGTTTTGTGATCTGATCAGTGATTTGGTctgggtttaaaaactatgcacccatttacacataaatttttcatatttttcttaacAAGTAATACACCCACACACGCGAGAGTAGATAAATCAAACGGAACTCGCCGCGAGAAGACCCGAAACGCTTACATCAGACGTTCAGATTCCAACCGGGAAGCCCCTTGGGCTTTATTTTGGACATATGTTACTCCGTTCCCTCAACGAGCGGCCCAGTTTTTTCTGAAATTAGATTGGgctgttcttttttttatgggttGGGCTTGCCACTTCTTAGGCCAGTGCTACTGCTACATTATGGGCCTTGGATCAAAGCATAATATGCCAAGCCACCAGGAGGGTGGTCACTGGTTGATCTGTACAACAAAGCCGaccagcttttttttttttgataaacagcAAAAATATATTAGAGCAGAACAAGATGAATACAAAAGGGCATCAGGTGAGATGTCCTAAAATAAGCACCAAGAGGAAACAAGCCTAGATACAATACATAATATAAAGGATGCAAACCAAAAAGCCGACCGGCTGTTTGACAAAATGCTTGTGTGAAACCACAACCATGCATTGTTCAAAGATTTGACTTGAGTGAATCAATTTCTAGAGGACTTGGATCCACTGAGGCTACCGAAATGAGTTCCTCGTCATGTTCTACCAGAGTCATGATGTCTTCATCCAGTGACACCCATGCTTCTATTCCACCACAGTTTCTTGTATCCATCAGATGAATCATGGATGCAGGAATCCCTACAGCAAAATGAAAAGCTGGGAACCATAATGGCTTCCCCCACCCATAGTCAATACTGTCGGTTCCTGCCTTACACCAGCTGTTAAACGCAATTATTTCATCTCCATTGGAGACACTCTTTGAATATGTTTCCCTGAGCCTTGTCAAATATTCGCAGAGCGACTGCAATCCTTGCTCCCCTTCAAGGCTCTTGACAAAATCACCACTCAAACAGCCTAATGTTTCTCTCATCCGGGACACGAAACTACACACCTCTGTTTCTTCACTAGTTGCTACTATGGCTACTTGCATAAGTATATTTCCCACACTTGTTGCTGGGAATTGGGGCTCAGCCCTTCGTCGCAAGTTCACCGAAGCTGATAACAAAGCTGATGACTTCTTCTTGGCACCGAATCTCGCCTTGTATGCAGACATGATGGATTTAAATAGGACTGTAAGCACTACCTCCGCCCGCGTTGGGTTCTGTACGCCTAATCTCGTTGCTTCGGCCTTAAGATTGCTTATCACTGATCCTTTAAACACGAACCTCCTTCCCGCAAACTTGCCCTTTACTCGAAGGAATCGACCCATCATAGCCGAGATAGTTAGATCCTGCGGGAATGCATTGTTTCGAGGAAAGATATACGAGGAGCTGAAATTGGGAGATTGAGCAACTGATCCTTCTCTGGCCATGGTAGCCCAAGTATTGAGGAATGTGATCAGAGAAGTTCCATCGATAATGGTGTGTGCCATGACAATGCCTACTGCAAAACCACCACAAGCAAACACAGTTTCTTGGATCATAAAAACATGACAACCAGAAATTATTTCACATAAAATGATTTCCTCCGGCACAAACTTAGGGAACTTTGAGTAATCAGGTTGCTTGAGATAATCGCATAATTTGCAATTAACTCTAGCCACCGTATAAGAAATCCCCTCGTCATTACAATCGATGGAGAATTCGTTATTGACCCTTCCAGCGAAGGGATAATAGAGAGTTAGCGTTTGGGATAGCGATTTTCTCAGGACTTGTGATCTCTTGGAGATAGAGATGGATATGGAGGAGGCAGAGGAATAAAAGAGGAGGGCTGAACCACGCTCGGGAGATTGAAATTGATCGAGGAGAGATATCGGGTGGGTTCTAAGGTGATTAGGTGTTGGAGAAGATGGTTTGATGTTTTCTCTTGATATTATCTCAATCTCCATTTGGTTTTTGGATCACTTGAAGTTGAATAGCTCTTTGCTTCGTAACTTGAAGCTCCCAGACCCAGTTCAGTGTTTATATATCATGTCTACATACAAGATTCCACTATATTATTAGGGTGGTAATTGATTTGCTGGGCGAATATTTTTGTTGGCtcggtcccacttctattacacaaaaagtaaaatcaaacacgtattctaatacagtcacatcagcaaaacacaaatttctatacactttctcttcccacacactttctctttccacccaacccaacaacatttcattcctccatattatccacaacaaaactacaccaaaacatcaaatatcaatacatccacatcagcaaaacacttatacCAATAcggccacataagcaaaacacattttacaatacagccacatcaacaaaagacaacatctttgttggcccaataccacttaaCCATTGCATTTGCACTTATGCGAAGCCGACTACTTGTGGTCCGGTCCAATTATTACCCATTACTACGGTGGTCTAAAAGGTTGTGTGGAGTCTAATCATACGCCAAATTGGGCCTGGGTGCGTGGCCAAGTTCAGTGGTATTGTTGAAGATACAGTCAGCATCAAATCAAGTTTATCTACTACACTTGGAATTAtctcttattattatttgtgtGGTGACTGTTGGAGGCACGTCTTCCACTCAATgttttatctatatatatatatatatatagtgtatgtAAAAGTCTTTATCTGTGAATGAATGAATTAAGTGAATGTTTTTACCCCAATGCATTCCCCCACAAATCACATGAATCGATTAAGTCATCTTGAACCTAAACTCAATACAAAAATAAGTCGAATTGCATCAGAATTGGGTGTCAAAACCTGCCACTTTCCATGCACCAAGAGAATCAAACGGCAACTTAACTACTACACTGGCCACTATCATCTTAACACTCTTAGCATGAAAAGTAAACATCAAAAACTGCTGCTTCTTTCACTCAATCAAAAGAGAGAACTGTTTTACCAGAGTCTCAtgttccattgtttttttgaagGGTATTACTATTTAAATCCCTATTTTTTTACTATATTCATGCCCTATTAAAAAGACACAATAAGTATTCTAGCAAGACAAATGATTGTGTCAGTTTTTTCAaataattgtaataaataaTGGGTACATAGAGTAATCTGGGCCATTGATGTTTCTacgcttttcactttttttaaaaaaaaatttcaattgtgGGAGGCCCACAAATCATTACACATCTTTGACTTTTAACAAAAAGTAATGTAGGCCGAcagttttaataatatataaaattgaTGGATGATTTTATAACACACGAGTCTGGCTTTTTATTTGTATGTCCGAATCCTAATTCGGATTGAAtttcgaacgtacttaattgattaaatcTGAACAAATAAATAGGATAATAACCTAATATGGGTTAAC
Protein-coding regions in this window:
- the LOC120017117 gene encoding F-box/kelch-repeat protein At3g06240-like, with protein sequence MNIKDDVPEDVVVDILARLPVKSLLRFRMVCKAWCDIVRNPNFIATHHRNQTALNDTGGSSSARFIVNHGSRREVRLSFLSSIVEDDDKEEALTVVETVRKPFTNNFLFDPLVVGPCNGLLCLYDFEGNAALWNPATREFKTLPLSPMDHPPFEEITSYSLVGFGFDRRSNDYKVLRFFIDGYVEDMFCISQAELYSVSGGSWKEIPVIDDVRLGPAPWFKAYNDGFYYWLTDEFILSFDMANEVFDKLPLPDDFGLSSRLYHPELTIFRGSLALVLCIVDIGPVQCLDIWLMSKHGVKESWVKQVTIGPILEVERPLGFWKNGRLLFEDSEERLVLYHPNVQQLKNLQLRREGYTFEVVDYAESLVPISGGLEEEPFIRTRIGNI
- the LOC120017116 gene encoding stemmadenine O-acetyltransferase-like encodes the protein MEIEIISRECIKPSSPTPHHLRTHKISLVDQFGTPMFVSTINFYLPNQVAGSVSKRSQVLKQSLSKTLTLYYPVAGKIIDTLSIDCNDEGVSYMVARVNCNLRDYLRKPDLSKLPKFVPGEIIASEMTLGAHVAMIQETVFACGGFSIGLVIPHHFFDGNSTIVFLKNWATIARQEAPQAPDFSSSYMFPQNTSFPQDPISSTVGRLVFGQEGTFVLRRFVFEGLAVSNLKAKATRSGVPNPTRVEVVVALLLKCIMSALSAKSPPRKSALISTTVNLRRRVVPPFPETTVGNLVLLTPILANSEETDSRSFLHLMSESISPINGEFLKSLQGDQGLQRLSEYVEELRESFRKASSDGAETIVFNSWCNSGIYNADFGWGKPIWFPAVASALPLRGSVIQLTDTRMSNGIEAWVSLDEEIMSMVEHDEELLSIASVDPSPLEIDSLKSKL
- the LOC120016761 gene encoding stemmadenine O-acetyltransferase-like, giving the protein MEIEIISRENIKPSSPTPNHLRTHPISLLDQFQSPERGSALLFYSSASSISISISKRSQVLRKSLSQTLTLYYPFAGRVNNEFSIDCNDEGISYTVARVNCKLCDYLKQPDYSKFPKFVPEEIILCEIISGCHVFMIQETVFACGGFAVGIVMAHTIIDGTSLITFLNTWATMAREGSVAQSPNFSSSYIFPRNNAFPQDLTISAMMGRFLRVKGKFAGRRFVFKGSVISNLKAEATRLGVQNPTRAEVVLTVLFKSIMSAYKARFGAKKKSSALLSASVNLRRRAEPQFPATSVGNILMQVAIVATSEETEVCSFVSRMRETLGCLSGDFVKSLEGEQGLQSLCEYLTRLRETYSKSVSNGDEIIAFNSWCKAGTDSIDYGWGKPLWFPAFHFAVGIPASMIHLMDTRNCGGIEAWVSLDEDIMTLVEHDEELISVASVDPSPLEIDSLKSNL